In Candidatus Bathyarchaeia archaeon, the genomic window GACCTAGACGCTTGTAAGCGCTACGGCATAGAGGTGATCCGGAGGTTCACGGGCGGCGGCGCCGTATATCAGGACTTGGGCAACCTTAACTTCGCCATTTCCATACCATCCCATAACCTGCCCAAGGCCGGTTGGCTCCCCGCGCTCCCGCTCCTATCCTCGCCCGTGGTTTCGGCCTTGAGGTCCTTGGGCCTAGATGCGGAGCTATGCGGGATGAGGATAAGGATCGGCGGTAGGGCGAAGGTCTCCGGGTTGGCAGGATGCCTCAGATGGGGGTGCGGTTTCCTCCATGGGACCCTTCTGGTCGATTGCGACCTCTCTAGGATGAGGGAATTGCTGATCGCGCCACAGGGGGCCTCAAATTATGTCAGGAGCATTCCGGATGAGGTCGCGAACCTGAGCGATTTCCGGGATGGGATCGATATGGGGATT contains:
- a CDS encoding biotin/lipoate A/B protein ligase family protein, which codes for MGSLNGPRIPFGIWRWRLLDLESEDPAMNMALEEAIARAVGRGVSVSTVRFWRNEGAVVIGRFQSARLEVDLDACKRYGIEVIRRFTGGGAVYQDLGNLNFAISIPSHNLPKAGWLPALPLLSSPVVSALRSLGLDAELCGMRIRIGGRAKVSGLAGCLRWGCGFLHGTLLVDCDLSRMRELLIAPQGASNYVRSIPDEVANLSDFRDGIDMGILKRALLRSFEEAFGGPPTSSELDGFEAELADSLYEGKYSNDEWNLNP